CACACTGGATTGCTTTTAACATCGAAATCGAAATGTCCACTTCATCCGGACAATAAAGTAATTGTTGTTCTTTATTCCTGATGTAGGAGGCACTGGCCTTGGCGTGCGAGTACATTCGTAAAATCCGAGCCGACATGGGGGGTACAAACATCCTGGCGCCGTTAAAATGGATTCTGAGGCAGCCCATGTTCAGCGGACACCCCCGTCTGCTTTTCCTGTTGACGGATGGGGCGGTGAGCAACACGGGCAAGGTGATCGAGTTGGTGCGCAGCCACGCACGCTACATCAGGTCAGTCAAGCACAGCATCTTTGGTGGATGCTTGTTTTGTGCACATTAGCTGCACAAAAGGGATGGACAGGTTTTAAATACCTATTTATTTACGGAGCTTTAATCCCTGCACaagaaaacatgcaacaaaatcaACATGCCAGTTGACATGACGTGTCAGCGACAAAGAATCTCTTGTTGCTGTGGGAAATCATCTCATTGCTTCCCATTCGCCTCCAGGTCTCGAAGTCCTCTGGAGATAATTGCCTTTTGTCCTTCCACTATTATTGAAGCGCGGCAAAGAGCCCACCAgttcacacacacatgaatcgatctttttctattttgtgacatttattgattACACAAAACATATCACTTTTAGCTTATCTTGCAATCCACCAAATAAACCTCTGCCGGTACAAGAcattattatgttatatataattatattgccacacggtggtcgagtggttagcatgttggccacacagtcacagtctgtagatcaggaagacctcggttcgattctcccttggtgcatttctgtgtggagtttgcatgttctccccggttttctccaggtactctggcttcctcccacattccaaaaacatgcatgttaggttaattggtgactctaaattgtccataggtatgaatgtgagtgtgaatggttgtttgtctatatgtgccctgccattggctggcgaccagtccagggtgtaccccgcctctcgcccgaaatcagctgagataggctccagcatatccccgcgaccctaatgaggagaagcggtatagaaaatgggtggatggatatagttatattgttattattatttattatttcattttcttattatatattttttatttcattgtttttaatgacaagcatttttttattactacattgtattttatttgtttttgtttttgtttatttattatttcagtgTGTAAATGCGGACTGACAAgcattttattagttttttattgttttgtgttttattacgTAGTTATTATGTATGTTCGTCAATGCTGACGGTTGAGCATgttatatagtttttttttcattttattatttaattgtattttctccattttttttgtatgcaaATGCTGATTGATtagcatattattattttctgatttcattatttatatattcattGAACGTGTAAAAGCTGACTTACTTTTtactgtataattttccaaagattTACATTTTGATATTGTACAATAAAACCAAGCCAAAATTGTGGCGAAAATtttgaatcatacgaaaaccggGGCACTCGAAAACCgatgtttgactgtatttctgtGTAAATGCTGGCTTTCTTTTTATTCTTGTTCCTTTTCTTCCAGTGCAGCGCAGCTTCTGTGCTTTGCAAAGGACAGACGATGTATTGGCTGATACGAGGCATATAGCTGGTTCATCAGTGATGGCTCTGTGATAATCTGTGACATTTGTCACCTCTCATACACAATGTGTTGatttatatgttatatttttgtgtttgtttgtgcagaTGCTTCACATTTGGCATCGGGCAGAGCGCTTGCAGGAGGATGGTGCAGCAACTGGCCACGGTTTCCAAAGGAACAGCTGAGTTCTTGGCCCAAGGCGAGAGGCTCCAACCAAGAGTATGTCCTTCAGCCAATGATTCTCATTGAGGGCACCATACCACCTTCCAAATTAaggatgtttttgtctttgcagaTGATAAAGTCCCTGAAGAAGACCATGTGCCCGGTCCTCAGTGACATCTCCATTGAGTGGCTCTTTCCCGAGACCAAGGAAGTCCTGCTCTCCCCGGTGGGCAACACCTTCCTGTACCCCGGCGACAGTCTGATCGGGTACGCCGTGGTATGCGACACCACCCGCTATCATGCCAACCCCAAATCTGTAAGTGTGATGATGACACAATTGTATGACAGCTAGAAAGGAGAACTTTCTCCCTTTTGTAGTTCTACCATCCAACAGCAGATTTTGTGCACAAATCTTACTCAAATGACACTGTAGTGTGCATACTGAGCCAGTAGTTGGTGCTGTAACTGTAACAAGTTCAGTTGTTagctctcttgaatcttgaatcttgaatcttataaTAAgatcttatttatatcttatgATAAGTGTCGGCCGTAATCAGaactgtaattttttattcatttttttaatgcattttacaattttatgcCATTCTTATAACTTATAAATTATGACATGTAAAGAGGAATGTTTGAGggtgttgtggaaaaaaatttCCTTGGAACTAAGAACCCCTCTTTTGCAAAGGGGTCAGAAAACTACACGTCTTTATATTCCAttgcatgcaaaaaaattacattggAAAAGAAATGAGCCATTCTTGGTGCCAGTTCGTTTGCTGAGAAAGATTATCATCAAAAGGTAATACTAATAGTTTTCAGGACCCCCCACTGGTCCTCACTGGGGAGGCAGCATCTGAGACAGAGCCTGATTAAACAATGGTATCCTGGTTGATCTTTCATCTGACCTGatgtaatttaatttacatGAAGAGACACCCTGTATTGAATTGTAACACTAAGAGTCCCGACTGCCTGTATTGGAGTGCCTATTTTGGAGATTCCAGATGCAAGCCAAtataatccttttttttttttttacttatttttatccATCtacttccgcttatccgaggtcgggtcgtgaggacagcagcctaagcagagaagcccagacttctctaTTCCCatctactttgtccagctcctcccggcagatcccaaatcgttcccaggccagttgaaaaaCATAGGCTCTCTAACATGTCCTGGGTTTTTCACAAGGCCCCCAGGATTTCAccaggatgacagtgcttctcaccttatctccaagggacagcccagccacctaatggagaaaactcattctggccgcttgtacccgtgattttgtcctttcggtcactacccaaagctcatgaccataggtgaaggtaggaaccttgattgaccggtaaattgagagctttgccttttggctcagctccctcttcaccacaacggcaTCTGCCGTGGTGCAGActccgcaccaatccgcctgtcgatctctgtccatccatccctcactcgtgaacaagacaccGAGgaacttaaactcctccacttggggcaggatctcatcccagacccagagatggcactccacccttttccaggcgagaaccatggactctgacttggaggtgctgattctcatcccagttGCTTCACACTTTGCTGcgaactgatccagtgagagttgttGATCccagctcgatgaagccagcaggactacatcatctgcaaaaagcagacacccaatcctgcagccaccaaactggatccccttcccttgctgcacctaaattctgttcataaaactGGAAACGATCCCAACGGGTTaattaaactccaacatacaggcccCGAACCTGGgagcaacaagaattgccatcCCTGCCTCaaagtggaataaagtccagcccctATCAAGAGGACGAGTTCCAGAGCCGTTGCCATGCTTcgaggtgagtctgactatatctagccggaacttctccaccttGCGCACCAGCTCAGATTCCAGAGAAGTTCATTCCACATTCCACATACcgagagctagcttctgcagctGAGGACCAACAACCGCCAAGGTCCCTGCTCTTGGCTGCCACCCAACTCACTCTTCACCCAACCCCTTTGACCCCTGAGGCTGTGCCCTGCCAGGCTTCCATGGCTGTCGGCCACCAGACGCTGGCCATTGTGCCCCACCTcaaggcctggctccagagaaAAATAGGTCTATATATTGTCTATATCTTGCTTGTCATCGGGGTCTGAATGAGCTACGCTTTGTCTGTTCCCTCACCTAGGagctgtttgtcatgggtggccTTACCCGGGTCACAAAAGCCTCCGACAACttctaggatcatcgggacacacTAATTCCTCCACCACAATGAGGTGGTAGCTTAGGGAGGGGTTTTTGgtgatatcggcccgatatttgatatcaattttggattGGATGTCTCTCGCAATAATGCAATAGAGGGGGTCCAATTAGACCCTGACCCCAGCCCTGCTGCCAACTAATGgtcaaatatgtcattttatgggaaatgccaaaaaaagattaaaaaggCAGTCAAAGGCCTGATCAGCTCGCTTGTCAATTAACAGGACAAAAGACGTCGATACAGCATGATGCACTCTGTGGGCTCAGGCAGCTCCGTCTTTTATCACTCCCAAGAAGAGGACCTGCTGAGGACCCCTGCTGACTCTGCTCAGGTGGCCTACAAAGAAACACCTCAAAGCGCTCAGCACAACTCCAACCAGGATGCCATGACGGACGCCAGCTTTGTCACCATGGAGCACGACGACGGTGAGAACGTAGCCgagctcacttcctgtctgcagtTTTACCCGTCATGgccttcaccttcaccttctgTTTTTTGGTGCTTCTGCTCCAGCGTCAGGCCAGGAGGCTCAGGCGAGAAGGCGAGCTTACAGTGCTAACCAGATAGCCGAGCACCTGCCAGCTAAGAAATACACCTCCAGTGATCCCAGCTCAGTCATGCCCAAGAATCCTCTGAGGAGAGCCAAAGCCCAGGAGCTGCTCGGCCATGTGAGCCCGGAGCACGAGTCCCACTGGAGGAGAGACTACCAGGTGTGGAAAGTCAGCATTCCTCAAATGTCTGTGTGGGTGATTTaacaacattttcatttgtcATATTGTTAGCCTCAACTGGCCAGTCTGTGTGCCGCCTCTTCTGGAGACCGTCAAGCTGGTGTCCAGCAGCCTTCCCTTGGGGAGACTGGTTTGGATGCTCAGGAAAGCCCAGAACAGACCCCAGCCCACAACACCACAGGAGAGGACGGGTCCAGATCATCCACAGACAGTCCGTCTGTAGGTAGCGTGGGAGATACAGGTAAGAACTGTGGACACAGTAATGAGTTAAGTGGCTCTTTACAGCAGAGATGTCCAAATTttgtccaccgagggccgcttacaaaaaaaaattgcgaaatgctgggggccattttgatataaAGTGCAATCTGTTTATGTGGATACCCCTcggttgtcaacataagcgaAATCAAAAccgaaactagccattgctttcACATTTACTCGTCACTTTGACCAGTGACAAAAGGAGAATGGACGAGTGAGTAGTATGGatcgttttcctccatttgtgcattttgttattaataattaaatcttttaattaaataattgttttgatataatattttatactcGTATCTAACAGAGTTACTGTggtaattttgttgtatgtcttgactacaatggcAATAAAGCTCCGTACATGtgcaaatctaaaaaaaataataaatgggtGAATTTTGTTAGTTGTTGTGGTAGAATTACTGTggacatgcttttattttggaggttactttgcactgaacaggaagtcactgtggacgcattttaatgctgtgtaaataGACGTTAGTTAAATAGTTATATTGATGTTACCTatgacaaatgttgaaataaattgacccatttatcatcaaaaaaataattaaattaaaaatgaagtgACAAATACTATATGATTATACAGttatataaatatgtacagtatgtttcaatggtgcaaaaattactttaaaatctCCTTAAATCTCTCTTTAAAATCtaactttaaatgtttattCTGTAATAAAAACTTGTCTGCAAGTCTTACcggacaaataaaaaacaaaaaatatgaaataaaatttgTTATATTAGCAAATTCATATTTCACAAATATAACCCTTTTCAATGTCATGatgtaaatccatccattttctatgctgcttgttctcactagggtcgtggggtatgctggagcctatcccagctgactttgggcaagaggcagggtacgccctggactggtcaccaaccaatcacagggTCATGATGCAAATAATAAAGATATTACTTcagcaaacaaaaacatctatatctttttttttttttttaaacaatgaaaaccaggacattttcatcactttcttaaCCCCCCCCAACAAAACAGGTTGGCTAGGACaggacatgaaaacaggaaatgTCCTGGAAAAGAGGACATTTAGCCACCCCTCTAACAAACTTGTTGTGTTGCTCCTTTGTGGTTCTACTGTATATGGGACTCTGTAAGGCTACACCAGCCTTTTCAGATGTTTTAACACTGACGTTCCTCTCAGGGAATACAGGAAGTTGTCATCATTTGACCTTACAGGAGGCTGTCAATGGAACATCACATGTTCCAGGAAACGGTATTTAGGAATTCTTCTCCCTCCTGTGGCGTTGTAGAAGGATACGGCCACCAGCTGTGTCAGGCCGAAACACTGCAAGAGATGAACAGCGCAGAGGCGGTGGCCCAGCGGCGAGGCGAGTGCAAGGCAGTGGTGTCGGGTGTGCTCTGCGGGAAGGCCGTCCGGTGGGAGGTGCTGTTTGACGTGGAGCCCTTCCTGAAGGGACGGGAACGTGAGGAGAAGGTCCACGAGGAGCTGTGGAACGAGACTCTCCACCATCTGGCCGGCCGCTCCATCATTCACGACTTTGAGCACATGGCCGATAGGGAGAGTGACATTGAACATGGTGAGCCCAAAGACCATTCATTCCTTCACTCCATCATCTCATGGACATGTGCGTCACAGCAGGGTTCAAAGGTCATAGCAGTACAGGGGACATTTTATCTATTAGCTGGAACTCGCCACCAATGTTCTTCACTACCAGTCCAAAACAAATGCTACTGTATGTGATGTTACTGCTGCAGGCTGTGGCAGGAAGTACCAAGTGTACGCCATCCACACGAGCAAAGCCTGCAACATCCTGAGCAAATACACAGCCTTCATCCCCATCGACCTGGACACAAATGAATATCTGCACACCTGCATTGAATACATCAACCCTGGTGAGTAGTATGGATTGTTTTTAGACTTGTTTAAGTGCAAAAACACCTTGAAGGTCCcgtattatagtatttttcagcAATTTTAAGTGTCACAACAGTGTAATGGCCTCGCTGCTCatatttagacagtttaaaatcGCTTTTGTGTGTCAGCAACTTtaatgtttgtccacgcctgtctcaGACAGGGCTCAGAGAAGCATTATtatgcactttatccactttttacatatgcaCTGCAGCTCTGCAATAGATGCCGTATATCAcgtacaacaacgtaacattaaggagtgggacaggaggacacaacaGTTACCAGTAACACTAGCACAGCCATGTGAGCTAcagcgctaacattacactcacatttgaacagcaTCATCACGCTAGGTTagctattcactgaagaaaagcaaaatgatccAACTTATAGCTCCcgcatctgtagctgactgatgggtAGTTGGCAgggtttattttaagatgtgtagagaagcctgcTTTGCATCATTGTTTACAATATTGTTAAATAAACctctaaagtcacacaaaacgtTAGCGTTTGAACCACCGTCGGGAAACAAGTCACAAGTCTGCAGTGCAACTGTTTAGTTCAGGTATCATAACTTCAAATCCCCACCACGGATGGCGTTAGAAGAATGTTAGTAACACCAGCATACTGTTGCTActgtatgtgagctacagtgcgaACATTACAGTTTCATTTTCACAGCATCATTAGCCTATTCGCtcatcaaaaacaaaatgatcaaacttacaccGCCCACGCCTGTGGCTGACgtatagttggcagagctccaggctgcatttttttaaagatgtgtagtgaagcctagttttttactagggctgtcaaagtgtTACCGTGTTAATAATGCGCGAATGGAAGTTCCCTTTAACGGCACGATTGACAtgcgattaacgtgcgcacgtcctgtttggccctcggcccacaccgtagtttgacgAAATGCAGAAATGGCCAAAAAAAAGGGTATCTTCATTGGTAAATTTAACTTCAAAGCCCTGCAGcagctctcgcaacaagaccaaagttatttgtgtctactggtgctgtgagttgagttgtcaggGAATACGACACCTGCCAGAGACACCTGTTTCAATGTAATCATGGTTCAAGATGAGAaaggatgtaaatagcattagcagtgcacaAGCTAGttaccgggaaagattttcaacgcAT
Above is a genomic segment from Dunckerocampus dactyliophorus isolate RoL2022-P2 chromosome 1, RoL_Ddac_1.1, whole genome shotgun sequence containing:
- the vwa5b1 gene encoding von Willebrand factor A domain-containing protein 5B1 isoform X2, coding for MPGLINKENCSPLLLSISDITTCVRGYTQAMTASMAYENIEDHAIEGIFIYPLEEKAIVVGFEAMISSQIITLQIKDKAKIDDCYNNPCSLPNGAPPSGVGHIVLDEDLERTVLVVNLGIIPPLETVHILVSTSCELSTLPSGGISVSTPPVCTPRVQRSINEEQGLSPNFCKMRERHPPSPQDPAGSCQHFCLAALLEEEAINSMDYQFNFQLEIRAPYLLAGVESPSHAIRADADPLARSATCVVITLADKYTYDCPVKILIYPSEPHVPQVLMESGDMTPDEYDEFLCGRSDFIKATKKDSSDETKVEVIHRRLHKDILHNPVVMLNLCPNLKTVRSDLRKVHGEFIFLIDRSGSMSGVNINHVKDAMVVILKSLIPGCLFNIVSFGSTFKSLFSVSQNYEEEALALACEYIRKIRADMGGTNILAPLKWILRQPMFSGHPRLLFLLTDGAVSNTGKVIELVRSHARYIRCFTFGIGQSACRRMVQQLATVSKGTAEFLAQGERLQPRMIKSLKKTMCPVLSDISIEWLFPETKEVLLSPVGNTFLYPGDSLIGYAVVCDTTRYHANPKSDKRRRYSMMHSVGSGSSVFYHSQEEDLLRTPADSAQVAYKETPQSAQHNSNQDAMTDASFVTMEHDDASGQEAQARRRAYSANQIAEHLPAKKYTSSDPSSVMPKNPLRRAKAQELLGHVSPEHESHWRRDYQPQLASLCAASSGDRQAGVQQPSLGETGLDAQESPEQTPAHNTTGEDGSRSSTDSPSVGSVGDTEGYGHQLCQAETLQEMNSAEAVAQRRGECKAVVSGVLCGKAVRWEVLFDVEPFLKGREREEKVHEELWNETLHHLAGRSIIHDFEHMADRESDIEHGCGRKYQVYAIHTSKACNILSKYTAFIPIDLDTNEYLHTCIEYINPGHSFKRGSRSSSGSSKNRAYSVGLGRSQSGGVSEDAEDALTHNSVDDGVSPCSTPSSFSWERCSFTEGT